One window of Rubrivirga sp. SAORIC476 genomic DNA carries:
- a CDS encoding M36 family metallopeptidase, producing the protein MARFASRAVLGLLVLLSAPAVLAQSAVDSATDYLRQNATAVGLAPADLADLVVADQNVSRVSGITHIYYQQAIDGIPVYDAIVNVAVGRTGAVLAAGSRAVPNLRRAVRSDARGLGAAEAVQAAGRALGIPVSLSGSPEPLTGLGEGVAFTDAVSGESVQARLMYVPVFRGGVELAWVVTISSTDGAHLWQAAVHAGSGAIIHQDDLANEEQWAADDHLPAGWAVVAPTAPEASPSTLMDLARLTDTAPVGATPGAVSMYRVYGGNIESPSHAGNATQDFRTRIFTAGNPEASPLGWHNTGAASYTITRGNNVHAGVDLVSPNGIDEGTEPDGTSRLWFNFPFSPSTQPAAEYRPAAVTNTFFWNNIVHDVTWFYGFDEEAGNFQTVNFSGLADGNDAVRAESQDYSGTNNANFSTPPDGFAPRMQMYVWTNPLPNELTYNGQTVVMTGAAFGPKFPLSGLTAAGVLVTDGTALPNEGCNPLVNGAQVAGKVAIVYRGSCAFTIKVKNAQDAGAVGVIVVNNAGGNPGTLGGADATVTIPAGMVSDVNGAALISALPTTVTVRNLGAAVLDRDSDFDNGIIVHEYGHGISNRLTGGRLTTSCLATTYSGGGMTFESEQMGEGWSDYYALLLTDTNTDGRGIGTYAVYQPTDGQGIRPYRYSTDMSVNPMTYDYIKTAVAPHGVGTVWATMAWDMTRNLVGRYGFDPDIYTGTGGNNIALQLVTEGLKLQPCRPGFVDGRDAILAADVAINDGANQCLIWDSFARRGLGASADQGWYYDKTDGTEAFDLPLSCATSSMGVDAVQALVASTALTAGQGEQLVSKLTSAQQALAASRPRPDIALNRVNAFIASVQTIGMQRLTDEEEQRLVDIGAGYINRINEFYPGTAALAAFGGTASASAGLPTEFALDQNAPNPIGAGSATIQFALPEDAQVRLVVYDVMGRAVAEVANGAFPAGFHRVSVDTGALASGTYVYRIEAGDFTATRQMTVVR; encoded by the coding sequence ATGGCTCGTTTTGCTTCCCGTGCCGTTCTCGGCCTCCTCGTCCTCCTGAGTGCGCCCGCGGTGCTCGCCCAGTCCGCGGTGGACTCGGCCACCGACTACCTCCGCCAAAACGCGACGGCCGTCGGGCTCGCCCCGGCGGATCTCGCCGACCTCGTCGTGGCCGACCAGAACGTCAGCCGCGTCTCGGGCATCACGCACATCTACTACCAGCAGGCGATCGACGGCATCCCCGTCTACGACGCCATCGTCAACGTCGCCGTGGGGCGCACCGGCGCCGTGCTGGCGGCCGGCAGCCGCGCCGTCCCGAACCTCCGCCGCGCCGTCCGCAGCGACGCGCGCGGCCTCGGCGCGGCCGAGGCGGTCCAGGCCGCCGGGCGGGCGCTCGGCATCCCCGTGTCGCTCAGCGGCTCGCCGGAGCCCCTGACCGGCCTCGGGGAGGGCGTCGCCTTCACGGACGCTGTCTCGGGCGAATCCGTCCAGGCGCGGCTGATGTACGTGCCGGTGTTCCGGGGCGGCGTCGAACTCGCCTGGGTCGTCACGATCTCCTCGACCGACGGCGCGCACCTCTGGCAGGCGGCCGTCCACGCGGGCAGCGGCGCCATCATCCACCAGGACGACCTCGCCAACGAGGAGCAGTGGGCCGCAGACGACCACCTGCCCGCGGGCTGGGCCGTCGTCGCGCCGACGGCGCCGGAAGCCTCGCCCTCGACGCTGATGGACCTCGCGCGCCTGACCGACACCGCCCCCGTGGGCGCCACCCCGGGCGCTGTCAGCATGTACCGCGTCTATGGCGGCAACATCGAGAGCCCGAGCCACGCGGGAAACGCGACCCAGGACTTCCGGACGCGCATCTTCACGGCGGGCAACCCGGAGGCCTCGCCGCTGGGCTGGCACAACACCGGTGCGGCCTCCTACACGATCACGCGCGGCAACAACGTCCACGCGGGCGTGGACCTCGTCTCGCCCAACGGGATCGACGAGGGCACCGAGCCCGACGGCACGTCGCGCCTCTGGTTCAACTTCCCGTTCTCGCCGTCCACCCAGCCCGCAGCGGAGTACCGACCCGCCGCGGTGACGAACACGTTCTTCTGGAACAACATCGTCCACGACGTGACGTGGTTCTACGGCTTCGATGAGGAGGCCGGCAACTTCCAGACGGTCAACTTCTCGGGCCTCGCCGACGGCAACGACGCCGTCCGTGCCGAGAGCCAGGACTACAGCGGCACCAACAACGCCAACTTCTCGACGCCGCCGGACGGCTTCGCGCCGCGGATGCAGATGTACGTCTGGACCAACCCGCTGCCCAACGAACTCACCTACAACGGCCAGACGGTCGTGATGACGGGCGCTGCGTTCGGTCCCAAGTTCCCGCTCTCCGGCCTCACGGCGGCAGGCGTCCTCGTCACGGACGGCACGGCGCTGCCGAACGAGGGGTGCAACCCGCTCGTCAACGGCGCCCAGGTCGCGGGCAAGGTGGCCATCGTGTACCGCGGCTCGTGCGCCTTCACCATCAAGGTCAAGAACGCCCAGGACGCAGGCGCCGTCGGCGTCATCGTGGTCAACAACGCGGGCGGCAACCCGGGCACGCTCGGCGGTGCCGATGCGACCGTGACCATCCCCGCGGGCATGGTATCGGACGTGAACGGCGCGGCCCTCATCAGTGCGCTCCCGACCACCGTGACGGTCCGCAACCTCGGCGCGGCCGTGCTCGACCGCGACAGCGACTTCGACAACGGCATCATCGTCCACGAGTACGGTCACGGCATCTCGAACCGCCTCACGGGCGGGCGCCTCACCACGAGCTGCCTCGCGACCACCTACTCGGGCGGTGGCATGACGTTCGAGAGTGAGCAGATGGGCGAGGGCTGGAGCGACTACTACGCGCTCCTGCTCACCGACACCAACACGGACGGGCGCGGCATCGGCACGTACGCCGTCTACCAGCCGACGGACGGTCAGGGCATCCGCCCGTACCGCTACAGCACGGACATGAGCGTCAACCCGATGACGTACGACTACATCAAGACGGCCGTCGCCCCGCACGGCGTCGGCACGGTGTGGGCGACGATGGCGTGGGACATGACGCGCAACCTCGTCGGCCGGTACGGCTTCGACCCCGACATCTACACCGGCACGGGCGGCAACAACATCGCCCTGCAGCTCGTGACGGAGGGGCTCAAGCTCCAGCCCTGCCGCCCCGGCTTCGTGGACGGCCGCGACGCCATCCTCGCCGCGGACGTCGCCATCAACGACGGCGCCAACCAGTGCCTCATCTGGGACTCGTTCGCGCGTCGCGGCCTCGGCGCCAGCGCCGACCAGGGCTGGTACTACGACAAGACCGACGGAACGGAGGCGTTCGACCTCCCGCTTTCCTGCGCGACCTCCTCGATGGGCGTCGACGCGGTCCAGGCGCTCGTGGCGAGCACCGCGCTCACGGCGGGTCAGGGCGAGCAACTGGTCTCGAAGCTGACCTCGGCGCAGCAGGCCCTCGCCGCGTCGCGCCCGCGGCCGGACATCGCGCTCAACCGCGTCAACGCGTTCATCGCGAGCGTCCAGACGATCGGCATGCAGCGGCTCACGGATGAGGAGGAGCAGAGGCTCGTCGACATCGGTGCGGGCTACATCAACCGGATCAACGAGTTCTACCCGGGCACGGCGGCCCTGGCCGCGTTCGGCGGCACGGCCTCGGCCTCGGCCGGTCTGCCGACCGAGTTCGCGCTCGACCAGAACGCGCCCAACCCGATCGGCGCAGGCTCCGCGACGATCCAGTTCGCGCTGCCGGAGGACGCGCAGGTCCGCCTCGTCGTCTACGACGTGATGGGCCGCGCCGTCGCCGAGGTCGCCAACGGCGCCTTCCCGGCGGGCTTCCACCGCGTCTCCGTCGACACGGGCGCGCTCGCCAGTGGCACGTACGTCTACCGCATCGAGGCGGGCGACTTCACGGCCACGCGCCAGATGACGGTGGTCCGCTAG